Proteins from a genomic interval of Gemmatimonadota bacterium:
- a CDS encoding PadR family transcriptional regulator — MATVPTPIPSDVLRGTLDLLILQTLTLEAMHGWGISQRMQQLSRGVLEVNQGSLYPALQRLELRGWLDSDWRTTENNRQAKYYRLTAAGRRALGAETASWRRYVEVVDLILQEGV, encoded by the coding sequence ATGGCCACCGTCCCGACCCCGATTCCCTCAGATGTGCTGCGTGGCACACTGGACCTGCTCATCCTGCAGACCCTCACCCTCGAGGCAATGCACGGCTGGGGCATCTCGCAACGGATGCAACAGCTCTCCCGGGGCGTGCTCGAGGTCAACCAGGGCTCGCTCTATCCGGCGCTGCAGCGCCTGGAACTTCGCGGCTGGCTCGATAGCGATTGGCGCACGACAGAGAACAATCGGCAGGCGAAGTACTACCGGCTGACAGCCGCAGGACGCCGCGCCCTCGGGGCCGAGACGGCAAGCTGGCGCCGCTATGTCGAAGTGGTCGACCTCATTCTCCAGGAAGGTGTCTGA
- a CDS encoding tetratricopeptide repeat protein: protein MRKIGLLMLASVVAVPMTVRAQDYNQRVRMAMSTKYQGPMCQLKGGDFRVSSGATYLKTGVEVPDPIKRESQLKKGVQVITEAISNSGQDKSAAAWYYLGRLDLNLGDLRGADTAFTRAVALQPECAEDVKGYRQTAWAALMTPAAEAVRNNSPDSALALFQQASIISRDFPQGFYNLAVLYANSGKDDSAAVYFKLAQEKAIKDEKFNPIRNGSTFNLAAILQRMDKHAEAAAELKRYLTWEPNDVEAKKALILSLRATGATAEASQLQQQMLSAGATAGTLSNEDLTSMGVNLFNEKKYAEAADVFEKVSAASPGDRVALANLANTYLAMKAGDKLVPAALKLVAMEPLNESNLKYLGEGYRMQNKQDDLIKTVTKLIRLPTSVEVDMLQRKKDSATLTGHAVGRQAQDDAGKSLPAAALTIVVEFLNADGAVVSGSDVAIPALQPGEKHEWRAEGKGDGIVAWRYRQK from the coding sequence ATGCGAAAGATTGGTCTGTTGATGCTGGCAAGCGTCGTGGCTGTACCGATGACGGTACGCGCCCAGGACTACAACCAGCGCGTCCGGATGGCCATGTCGACCAAGTATCAGGGGCCAATGTGCCAGCTCAAGGGCGGCGACTTCCGCGTCTCGAGCGGAGCCACCTACTTGAAGACGGGCGTCGAAGTCCCCGATCCGATCAAGCGCGAGAGCCAGCTCAAGAAAGGCGTCCAGGTCATCACCGAAGCCATTTCCAATTCGGGCCAGGACAAGAGCGCTGCCGCCTGGTACTATCTCGGCCGCCTCGACCTGAATCTCGGCGATCTGCGCGGTGCCGATACTGCCTTCACGAGAGCCGTCGCCCTGCAGCCCGAGTGCGCCGAGGACGTCAAGGGGTACCGCCAGACGGCGTGGGCCGCTCTGATGACTCCTGCTGCCGAAGCCGTCCGCAACAACTCACCGGACTCGGCGCTCGCCCTGTTCCAGCAGGCGTCAATCATTTCGCGTGACTTCCCGCAGGGTTTCTACAACCTGGCCGTACTCTATGCCAACTCAGGCAAGGACGACAGCGCGGCGGTGTACTTCAAGCTCGCGCAGGAGAAGGCGATCAAGGACGAGAAGTTCAATCCGATTCGCAACGGGTCGACCTTCAATCTCGCCGCAATCCTCCAGCGGATGGACAAGCACGCCGAAGCGGCCGCCGAATTGAAGCGCTACCTGACGTGGGAGCCCAATGACGTCGAGGCCAAGAAGGCGCTTATCCTCTCGCTGCGAGCCACTGGGGCGACGGCCGAAGCGTCGCAGCTTCAGCAGCAGATGCTCTCTGCCGGCGCGACGGCCGGTACCCTCAGCAACGAAGATCTCACCTCGATGGGTGTGAATCTCTTCAACGAGAAGAAGTACGCCGAGGCGGCCGACGTGTTCGAGAAGGTCTCCGCGGCCTCTCCCGGTGACCGGGTGGCGCTTGCGAACCTCGCGAACACCTACCTCGCCATGAAGGCAGGCGACAAGCTGGTACCTGCAGCACTCAAGCTGGTCGCGATGGAGCCTCTCAACGAGTCGAACCTGAAGTACCTCGGCGAAGGGTACCGGATGCAGAACAAGCAGGATGACCTTATCAAGACGGTCACCAAGCTGATCCGGCTCCCGACCTCGGTGGAGGTCGACATGCTGCAGCGGAAGAAGGACAGCGCCACCCTGACCGGTCACGCAGTCGGTCGTCAGGCGCAGGATGACGCCGGGAAGTCCCTGCCAGCGGCCGCGCTGACCATTGTGGTCGAGTTCCTGAATGCCGATGGCGCGGTAGTCTCGGGCTCTGATGTCGCCATCCCCGCCTTGCAGCCCGGCGAGAAGCACGAATGGCGCGCCGAGGGTAAGGGCGATGGGATCGTCGCCTGGCGGTACCGGCAGAAGTAG
- the rlmH gene encoding 23S rRNA (pseudouridine(1915)-N(3))-methyltransferase RlmH, protein MQLHLLAVGKLRPAFREACDEYLRRLRRVVAVTEREVREAGRAGSVAQQQTDEGKRLLEALPDDTDLTLLDLDGEPWSSEQVAEQLQRWRLRGRDHALVIGGAVGVAPTLRQRATSSWSLGPLTLPHELARVVVAEQLYRATTILNGEPYHKGNR, encoded by the coding sequence ATGCAGTTGCACCTCCTCGCGGTTGGCAAGCTCCGGCCCGCCTTCCGCGAGGCGTGTGACGAGTACCTCCGTCGCCTCCGGCGCGTCGTGGCCGTGACCGAGCGCGAAGTGCGCGAAGCGGGGCGGGCGGGGAGCGTGGCACAACAGCAAACGGACGAGGGAAAGCGATTGCTCGAGGCGCTGCCGGACGATACCGACCTGACGCTGCTCGATCTTGACGGTGAACCCTGGTCGAGCGAGCAAGTGGCCGAACAGCTGCAACGGTGGCGGCTGCGCGGTCGCGATCACGCACTCGTGATCGGTGGCGCGGTCGGGGTGGCGCCCACGCTCCGCCAGCGCGCTACTTCCAGCTGGAGCCTCGGCCCGCTGACGCTACCGCACGAACTCGCGCGCGTCGTGGTCGCCGAGCAGCTCTATCGAGCGACGACCATTCTCAACGGTGAACCGTATCACAAGGGGAATCGGTGA
- the uvrC gene encoding excinuclease ABC subunit UvrC, with protein MNEALQRKLDTLPDGPGVYLWKGEDGEVLYVGKAKNLRSRVRSYFATDFADAPKNRWLQRTIADVETIVVANEAQSLLLENNLIKEYLPKFNVRLKDDKSYPSIAVTMGDPFPRVLATRRRDLAGARYYGPYTDVGDMRRTLGLVRRMFTVRSCSDDIPRERRERPCLDYHIGRCKAPCVAWQSEADYRAMIGEVIEFLEGRTVDLKARIRGMMQMASEHEDFERARDLRDTLKWLEQVESPATVDVVGTGDADVIGYARDGDDAVGVLLRVRDGRVIGREHRFLENVEETADEDALAAFLIRWYLPVAGKVPRLVLPFPPAEVGALEELLPEQRVTIPQRGLASRWRELADQNARHLLESLRMESFETDERAEDPVYALGRELGLSSVPRTFIVIDISTNQGRDTVGSLITFEAGRPKKSEYRKFKIKGIAQQDDFAAIHEVVSRYFRRRMESGEPFPDLVVIDGGKGQLSAALEAMTALGVAHVPLASLAKRDEEIFLPGQSDSIRLSRRSPALRLLQRARDEAHRFGVAYNRKRRSERTITSALLDIPGVGPSKRRALLTTFGSLAGVRAATPADIAALPGFSEAVAIRILDHLKVNN; from the coding sequence GTGAACGAAGCGCTCCAGCGCAAGCTGGACACGCTGCCAGACGGCCCGGGGGTCTATCTCTGGAAGGGCGAGGACGGCGAAGTGCTGTATGTCGGCAAGGCGAAGAACCTTCGCAGCCGGGTGCGCTCGTACTTCGCGACCGACTTTGCTGACGCTCCGAAGAATCGCTGGCTGCAGCGAACCATTGCTGATGTCGAAACCATCGTGGTGGCGAACGAGGCGCAGTCGCTACTCCTCGAGAACAACCTGATCAAGGAGTACCTGCCGAAGTTCAACGTCCGGCTCAAGGACGACAAGAGCTATCCTTCGATCGCCGTGACGATGGGCGATCCATTTCCTCGCGTACTCGCGACCCGTCGACGCGATCTTGCCGGTGCCCGGTACTACGGGCCCTACACCGATGTCGGAGACATGCGCCGCACGCTGGGCCTCGTACGCCGGATGTTCACGGTGCGGTCGTGCAGCGACGATATCCCGCGGGAGCGTCGCGAGCGTCCCTGTCTCGATTACCACATCGGGCGGTGCAAGGCGCCGTGTGTGGCCTGGCAATCGGAAGCCGACTATCGCGCGATGATCGGCGAAGTGATCGAATTCCTCGAGGGGCGCACGGTCGATCTCAAGGCCCGGATTCGCGGGATGATGCAAATGGCCAGCGAGCACGAAGACTTCGAGCGGGCACGCGACCTCCGCGATACCCTCAAGTGGCTCGAACAGGTCGAGTCGCCTGCCACGGTCGATGTGGTGGGCACCGGCGACGCTGACGTGATCGGCTACGCCCGGGACGGTGACGACGCCGTCGGCGTGCTGCTTCGGGTGCGTGACGGTCGCGTGATTGGTCGCGAGCATCGCTTCCTGGAAAATGTCGAGGAGACCGCCGATGAAGACGCGTTGGCCGCGTTCCTGATTCGCTGGTATCTGCCGGTAGCAGGGAAGGTTCCCCGACTGGTGCTGCCGTTTCCCCCGGCCGAAGTTGGTGCCCTCGAAGAGCTTCTCCCGGAACAACGGGTCACCATTCCCCAGCGTGGGCTCGCCTCGCGATGGCGTGAGCTCGCGGATCAGAACGCCCGGCATCTGCTTGAATCGCTCCGGATGGAGAGCTTCGAGACCGACGAACGTGCCGAAGATCCCGTCTATGCACTGGGCCGGGAGCTGGGCCTGTCGAGTGTTCCGCGAACCTTCATCGTCATCGATATTTCGACCAACCAGGGCCGGGACACGGTGGGTTCGCTGATCACCTTCGAGGCCGGGCGTCCCAAGAAATCCGAATACCGCAAGTTCAAGATCAAGGGGATCGCGCAACAGGATGACTTCGCCGCGATTCACGAGGTGGTGTCTCGCTATTTTCGCCGGCGCATGGAATCCGGGGAACCGTTCCCGGATCTGGTGGTCATCGACGGCGGCAAGGGGCAGCTCTCCGCCGCGCTCGAGGCGATGACGGCACTCGGGGTCGCGCACGTGCCGCTGGCATCGCTCGCCAAGCGTGACGAGGAAATCTTCCTCCCCGGCCAGAGCGATTCCATTCGCCTCTCCCGTCGCAGCCCCGCGCTCCGCCTGCTCCAGCGTGCGCGCGACGAGGCCCATCGCTTCGGGGTTGCCTACAACCGCAAGCGGCGCAGTGAGCGCACGATCACGTCAGCGCTGCTCGACATTCCAGGTGTGGGGCCCTCGAAGCGCCGGGCGCTGCTCACCACCTTCGGCTCTCTTGCGGGCGTCCGCGCTGCGACTCCCGCCGATATTGCTGCGCTCCCCGGCTTCTCCGAGGCGGTGGCAATTCGCATCCTCGACCATCTGAAAGTGAACAACTGA
- the murJ gene encoding murein biosynthesis integral membrane protein MurJ, translating to MKAPNRGSYFVAAGILLSRLAGLVRQRIFSKYLGISEASDIWNAAFRIPNFLQNLFGEGALSASFIPSYSRLLGEGRDEEARRLAGAVLSLLAATVAILVLAGELATPWLVDLIVPRFTPESRDITTTLVRILFPAAGLLVLSAWCLGVLNSHRKFLLSYAAPVVWNATIILTVVLGAAGKSEMRFVVVAAWGAVFGSFLQIAVQWPVVRQVGGAIRPQNWRGVEGVPQVVHSFLPNLISRGANQISALIDVWIAGFIPGAITAMGNAQVLYTLPVSLFGMAISAAELPEMSRERGDPEAIAQALRVRLDAATQRLAYYIIPSAVGFICLGGVISAAVFQSGKFNHADSQYVWIVLAGSAIGLLASTLGRLYASTFYALHDTTTPLRCGLVRIVLTGVLGLLAARVMPGLLGIDQKWGAAGITATAGIAGWIEFMLLRRGLRRRLGNFSLPRTELAKLWTAAVISGAASTAMRLVLPDGAAPIPVLLATVPLNAVVFLGITTGLDIPESAVLTGRIRRVAARLWSRP from the coding sequence ATGAAGGCTCCCAACCGCGGTTCCTATTTCGTCGCCGCCGGCATTCTCCTCAGTCGGCTTGCGGGGCTGGTCCGCCAACGGATCTTCTCCAAGTACCTCGGAATCTCGGAGGCGTCCGATATCTGGAACGCGGCGTTCCGGATTCCCAACTTCCTCCAGAATCTCTTCGGCGAAGGTGCGCTCTCCGCCTCGTTCATTCCGAGCTACTCGCGCCTGCTGGGCGAGGGGCGCGACGAGGAGGCCCGCCGCCTCGCCGGCGCCGTCCTCTCCCTCCTTGCCGCAACCGTGGCGATTCTCGTGCTGGCCGGCGAACTCGCCACCCCATGGCTCGTCGACCTGATCGTTCCCAGATTCACCCCCGAATCGCGCGACATCACCACCACCCTCGTCCGGATCCTCTTCCCGGCCGCTGGTCTGCTCGTACTCTCCGCGTGGTGTCTCGGCGTTCTCAACTCGCATCGCAAGTTCCTGCTCTCCTACGCCGCGCCAGTTGTCTGGAATGCCACCATCATCCTGACGGTGGTCCTCGGCGCGGCCGGGAAGAGCGAGATGCGATTCGTCGTCGTCGCTGCCTGGGGCGCCGTGTTCGGGTCGTTCCTGCAGATCGCCGTGCAGTGGCCGGTGGTCCGGCAGGTCGGTGGTGCGATCCGGCCGCAGAACTGGCGCGGCGTGGAAGGGGTCCCGCAGGTGGTCCACTCCTTCCTGCCGAACCTGATTTCGCGTGGCGCCAATCAGATCAGTGCCCTGATCGACGTCTGGATCGCCGGATTCATTCCTGGCGCGATCACGGCGATGGGCAACGCCCAGGTGCTCTACACCCTGCCGGTCTCGTTGTTCGGGATGGCGATCTCGGCCGCCGAATTGCCCGAGATGTCGCGCGAGCGGGGTGACCCCGAAGCGATCGCACAGGCGCTGCGCGTGCGACTCGATGCGGCCACCCAGCGGCTGGCCTACTACATCATCCCATCCGCAGTCGGTTTCATCTGTCTCGGCGGGGTCATTTCCGCCGCGGTCTTTCAGTCCGGCAAATTCAATCACGCCGACAGCCAGTATGTCTGGATCGTACTCGCGGGTTCTGCAATCGGGTTGCTCGCGTCGACCCTCGGCCGACTGTATGCCTCTACCTTCTACGCGCTGCACGACACGACGACGCCGCTGCGCTGCGGACTCGTCCGTATCGTCCTCACTGGCGTCCTCGGTCTGCTGGCCGCGCGCGTGATGCCGGGTCTGCTCGGAATAGACCAGAAGTGGGGTGCAGCCGGCATCACGGCGACGGCCGGGATTGCCGGATGGATCGAGTTCATGCTGCTCCGCCGTGGTCTCCGCCGTCGGCTCGGCAATTTCTCGCTTCCGCGCACCGAGCTGGCCAAGCTCTGGACCGCGGCCGTCATCTCGGGGGCAGCGAGCACCGCGATGCGACTCGTGCTCCCCGATGGCGCTGCTCCGATTCCCGTCCTGCTCGCAACCGTTCCGTTGAACGCTGTGGTCTTTCTCGGTATCACCACGGGGCTGGACATCCCGGAGTCCGCCGTGCTGACCGGGCGGATCCGCAGGGTGGCAGCACGACTCTGGAGCCGGCCGTGA
- the bshC gene encoding bacillithiol biosynthesis cysteine-adding enzyme BshC — translation MRVFSHPVIPGAAIAPRAATWSDLLTPALLQVPGTEAAIAALHAPGALVVTTGQQPGLFGGPLYTVHKALGAAALAAELSARWKRPVVPLFWLAGDDHDFAEASTASWLDADGALQEWHLAPRDAAAPQRSMAREPLPAEILSGLRTLEQSLPGGEERDATLTWLRRHYVPGHTLHSAYAGAIAELLAPWGILCIDPTGTAFKRAQVPLLTRALERASELDAALAALPDAGTGIAAGEGATLVFYEHESGRDRLLVDGDGFRGRRTGVHFTRDTLLAELAAYPERWSANVLLRPVVEAALLPTVAYVAGPGEYRYLTRQAATLYPLLDVAPQVPVPRWTGTVVEPWAERLLDRLGLSLEALLDDDGAVGRGILRRDLPDEIPMALGQLRDAIAATTSTLTSAGRKIDAVLDRAIASRQRRLSQVADDLERVLERHLRKRGDIAYAQYLRLRNALRPRGAPQERVLSVPSLLARHGTGWLEGVRAAATVWAAGLETDPGER, via the coding sequence ATGCGGGTATTCTCTCACCCCGTAATCCCGGGCGCGGCCATCGCGCCTCGCGCCGCGACCTGGTCTGATTTGCTCACGCCGGCCTTGCTGCAGGTCCCGGGCACCGAAGCGGCGATCGCCGCCCTCCATGCTCCGGGAGCGCTCGTTGTCACCACGGGCCAGCAGCCTGGCCTCTTCGGCGGCCCGCTGTACACCGTGCACAAGGCACTTGGGGCGGCGGCACTCGCGGCCGAACTCTCGGCACGCTGGAAGCGTCCTGTCGTCCCGCTCTTCTGGCTCGCCGGTGACGATCATGATTTCGCCGAGGCGAGCACGGCGTCGTGGCTCGATGCCGATGGGGCATTGCAGGAGTGGCATCTCGCACCGCGCGACGCGGCGGCGCCGCAACGCTCGATGGCCCGTGAACCGCTGCCAGCCGAAATCCTCAGCGGCCTCCGCACGCTTGAGCAGAGCCTTCCTGGCGGCGAGGAGCGCGATGCGACGCTGACCTGGCTGCGGCGCCATTACGTACCGGGGCACACGCTGCATTCGGCGTACGCCGGGGCGATTGCCGAGCTGCTGGCGCCGTGGGGCATTCTCTGTATCGACCCAACCGGCACCGCATTCAAGCGGGCGCAAGTGCCGCTGCTGACCCGCGCGCTCGAGCGCGCCAGCGAACTCGACGCCGCACTCGCTGCGCTTCCGGACGCCGGAACCGGCATCGCGGCTGGAGAGGGAGCCACCCTCGTCTTCTACGAACACGAGTCGGGACGTGACCGTTTGCTGGTGGACGGCGACGGCTTTCGCGGGCGTCGTACCGGCGTGCACTTCACCCGTGACACGCTGCTCGCGGAACTCGCCGCATATCCTGAGCGATGGTCGGCGAACGTGCTGCTGCGCCCTGTTGTCGAAGCGGCGCTGCTCCCCACTGTGGCCTACGTCGCCGGCCCGGGCGAGTATCGCTACCTGACCCGGCAGGCCGCCACCCTCTATCCGTTACTGGACGTCGCCCCGCAGGTCCCGGTGCCGCGCTGGACCGGAACCGTGGTTGAACCGTGGGCCGAGCGTCTCCTCGATCGACTCGGTCTCTCCCTCGAAGCGCTCCTCGATGATGACGGCGCCGTCGGACGCGGGATCCTGCGTCGCGACCTCCCCGACGAAATCCCGATGGCGCTGGGCCAGCTCCGCGATGCCATCGCCGCTACCACCAGCACGCTGACCTCCGCGGGACGAAAGATCGATGCGGTGCTCGATCGGGCGATCGCTTCACGTCAGCGGCGGCTATCACAGGTTGCGGACGACCTCGAGCGCGTGCTCGAACGACACCTCCGCAAGCGTGGCGATATCGCGTATGCCCAATACCTCCGGCTGCGGAACGCCCTGCGACCGCGCGGCGCGCCGCAGGAGCGGGTCTTGAGCGTGCCTTCGCTGCTCGCGCGGCACGGCACCGGCTGGCTCGAGGGAGTACGTGCAGCGGCGACTGTCTGGGCCGCTGGCCTCGAGACCGATCCCGGCGAGAGATAG
- a CDS encoding threonine synthase, translated as MDWHLECSDCGITASADGLPTVCTACGRPWLVRYPDRMHPTTERAEVRRRHGMWRFRSFLPLVGDEAPVTLGEGDTPLLHAPRLAAELKLGNIWIKDESTNPTGAFKARGLSAAITRAVAAGANRFVIPTAGNAGVASAAYAARAGATVRVFAPRTTPGTILSQIIAFGGELILLDGHIGDCGKAARAWAAETGAVDLSTLREPYRIEGKKTLGLEIALQLGWKLPAAIIYPTGGGTGLIGMWKAFHELRAAGWVTDPMPRLYSVQSTGCAPVVRAFESGAESAEPWADPWTIASGLRVPGPLGDKLMLRILRETEGGAIAVEDAEMAEMARLGTRAEGIDFAPEGGASLAAAVELQRRGQLAHGEQVILFNTGAGWLYRDPGDLLPPPA; from the coding sequence ATGGACTGGCATCTCGAATGTTCTGATTGTGGAATCACCGCTTCCGCGGACGGATTGCCGACGGTCTGCACGGCCTGCGGTCGACCCTGGCTGGTGCGTTACCCCGATCGAATGCATCCTACGACCGAGCGCGCCGAGGTGCGACGGCGCCACGGGATGTGGCGCTTTCGATCGTTCCTCCCGCTGGTGGGGGACGAGGCGCCGGTTACCCTCGGCGAAGGAGATACGCCGCTGCTGCATGCCCCGCGACTTGCGGCGGAACTCAAGCTCGGCAACATCTGGATCAAGGATGAATCGACCAATCCGACCGGCGCGTTCAAGGCGCGTGGTCTGAGCGCCGCGATCACCCGCGCCGTCGCGGCGGGCGCCAATCGTTTCGTGATTCCCACCGCGGGGAATGCTGGAGTGGCCAGCGCCGCCTACGCGGCTCGTGCGGGGGCGACCGTGCGTGTCTTCGCGCCGCGGACCACGCCGGGGACCATCCTGTCCCAGATCATCGCGTTTGGTGGGGAGCTGATCCTGCTCGACGGCCACATCGGCGATTGCGGCAAAGCGGCGCGGGCGTGGGCGGCCGAAACCGGGGCTGTTGATCTCAGCACGCTACGCGAGCCCTACCGTATCGAGGGAAAGAAGACCTTGGGGCTCGAAATCGCGCTGCAGCTGGGGTGGAAGCTCCCCGCAGCGATCATCTACCCGACCGGGGGCGGCACTGGCCTGATCGGGATGTGGAAGGCCTTTCACGAACTCCGGGCGGCGGGCTGGGTCACCGACCCGATGCCCCGCCTTTACTCAGTCCAGAGCACCGGGTGTGCGCCGGTGGTGCGGGCGTTCGAGAGCGGCGCCGAGAGCGCCGAGCCCTGGGCCGACCCCTGGACCATCGCGAGCGGACTTCGGGTACCGGGACCTCTGGGTGACAAGCTGATGCTCCGGATTCTTCGCGAAACCGAGGGCGGGGCGATCGCGGTCGAGGACGCCGAAATGGCCGAGATGGCGCGGCTCGGGACCCGGGCCGAGGGGATCGATTTTGCCCCGGAAGGGGGAGCCAGTCTGGCCGCCGCCGTGGAGCTCCAGCGGCGCGGCCAGCTCGCTCACGGCGAGCAGGTCATCCTCTTCAACACCGGGGCAGGGTGGCTCTATCGGGACCCCGGGGATTTGCTCCCGCCGCCGGCCTGA